In the Blautia coccoides genome, AGAAACCAGAAAGGTGACAGCAGAGGATATCACGAAAGAGGTATCCGATGAGGAATTTATGGTGGAAACCTGTATGGAAGGAATCCATTATGATGCCGAGAAAGAGGATGTGACACTGGAAAGCATTGAAAGAGAAGGTGGCGGTGCGTATCATCCAGATCAGGCAGGTACTTATATTGCGACTTATTTCGTTGTACCGAAGGATGCAAAAGACAGCTATACCGTTACCCGGAAAGTGGTATTGACAGATAGTGAAGGTCAGGCACATACCGAGGAAAATGGCGGACAGAAGCAGAAAGAGGATACAGAATCCGAAGAGGATTCGGACTCGCCTGTGCAGGCTTTCGCAGAGGTAGAGATCACTGCTTCTGACGATACGACTGCACAGGCATTGGCAGAACTGGAAGAAGATATTGCATCCGGGAATGTGGTGCTGTTTTCCGGTGCAGACCGTGTGGCAGGAGCCAGAGCATCGGTTCATTTGGAGAAGGGGGAAACCATTTATTATCCAAGTTATATTGGGAATTATCTGACCTGCTGGTTTACCGTGAACGGTAAGACGGCATACTGTCTGGAGTCCCATAAAGCATCTCCGCCAAGCGGAGATTATGTAGCACAGGTACTGGACAGCAATAAGAACCTACAGAAAGTTTTATATTATGGCTATGGCGGTGCAGGAGATATTACAGGAAGTTATCTTTCCGGAAAGAGTGCAGAAGAAAAGTATGTCTATACACACATTGCAGCCAGCTATGCTTATGCAGGGGATGCAGGATTTACAGGCTGTAACTATGATGACTTGGTCAATGCTGGAGTGATCGCATATATCAACCATCTGTTTGGAATGGAAGAACCGCCAAAAGGAGAGCTGTCTCTGTCAAAGACATCTGTGAAAGCTGTCTGTAATGGCAATGTACAGAAAACACCAGACATCAAGTTATCCGGGGATCATAGAAACTTTGTGACCGTTTCCGTTCCAAAGCATGTGACCATCCATAACCCGAGTAAAGGCACCTCTGCAACGGATGGGAAATTAAAGATCTATGGCGGAGATACGTTTTATCTGACTGCCGATATGCTCCATACCGGAACTTATGCATCCGGTCAGCTTCATGGTTCCGTAGGAGAGACATGGAGAACGCTGGTACTCACAATCGGAAACGCTGACCAAGATATTGGTGTGTTTGAATCAGAACGTGCCAACCCGGTCAGTTTTGAAGTAAAATGGCTGGAGATGACAAGGATCGAGCTCACTAAAAAAGATGCAAAGACCAAGAATCCGCTGGATGGTGCAGTATACGGAATCTATACGGACAGCAAATGTGAGCATCTGTTAATGGAGATGCCTGTGACCGGAGAAGATGGCAAAGCAGTGAGCGATTACTTTGAGGCTGCATTAAAGACAGTATATGTTAAAGAGATCAAAGCGCCAGATATGTATGCAGAAAGTACAGATGTTCATAAAGTAGATGTGGTTGCAGGAAAGACTGTCAGTATTACGACAACCGATGACAGAGTGACGGGAATTGTGCATATTAAAAATATTGATAAGGAAACACAGGATTTTCTTCCACAGGGTGACAGCGCATTGGCAGGAGCTGTTTATAGTTTGTATGCAAATGAAGATATTGTCCACCCGGATGGGAAAACAGGGGTTGTGTTCAAAAAAGATAGCCTTATTGCTCAGGGAGTCATCAAAGCAGATGGTACACTGGATTTCTCCGAATTGTATCTGGCACAGATGTATGTAAAAGAGATTACACCGCCGGAAGGATATACAGTCGATGGGACAAAATACGATGCCACGCTTTCCTATGAAGGACAGAAGGTGACAGAGGTTACCCGTGACTTAACGGTAAAAGAGCAGGTGAAGAAACAGGCATTCCAGCTCATTAAGATCAGTGAGGACGGAGAACAGACAGAAACCGATCTTGTAGCAGGTGCCGGATTTAAGGTTTATCTGGTGAGCAGCCTGTCTAAGGTTCAGAGCGGGGAATTAAAGCCGTCCAATGGGGAGCAGTTCACAGCAGAAGATTTCCGTGGATATGATTTTAGTAACGAGCAGGTGGCTGTAACTTATACGGATGGAAAGGCAGTTCCAATTCCGGAGCTTATCACAGATTCCAAAGGTTATACCATCAGCCCGGAACTTCCGTATGGTCTTTATGTTGTAGAGGAAAGTGCTGTTCCAGAGAACTTAAAAGCCATAGATCCATTCCTTGTCCGTGTGGATGAGGACCGCAGAGAGCCAATGCAGTGGCGGATCTTTGATGACCGCCCGTTTGAATTTCTGTTAAAGATTATAAAGAAAGATGCCCAGACTGGAAATACCGTTTTGAAAGCCGGAGCATCCTATAAGATTTATGACATGGAAAAAGAGGAATATGTAGAGCAGGTGATACAGTATCCGAAAAAGGAAAAGATCAGTGTCTTTACGACCAATGAAGAGGGGTATCTGGTAACACCGGAGGAACTCAAATGTTCTGCATACCGTATCGAAGAAGTAAAAGCACCGGAAGGATTCGTAAGACAGGGAAATGAAATGTCCTTAGTAGACAATGACACGACCATCCCGGTACTGGAACTTTCTAATCAGGGAATCTATCAGGAGAATCCAAAAGACAGTATTGTGATCACCATATCCTCCAATACCGCACACCAGATCGATCCCGATACCGGAGCCATCATTGTGGAAGTGGAACAGCCAAATGATGAACAGGTAGGAAGCCTTACCCTGACTAAGACCGGGAAACCAACCTGTGGGAGCGCTTTCTGCATTTCTATGGAAATTGAAAGAAAGAGACGGACAGCCCTGAAAATAGAGGCTGTGTTTCCTTCTGCTAAAGTTAGGGCAAGAAAAAACATTCCGCATCTATTTACCGGGGTTATGTCAAATGAGATAATGAAAAGCACCCCTCACAGAAGGGACACGCTAAAGGAGGAAATCATCATGAAAAATATAGAAATGCGTGAACGAATGGACGATTACCTGGAAAGTTTGGAACTGGCGGAGCGCTGCGGCGCTACCATCATCCAGTATAAACGGGAGGCACTCTCGTTCCTGGAATGGACTGGGGAGAAAATCACCAAGGAAGTGGTGATTCGCTATAAGAACAAGCTGAAGGACGAGTATAAGCCTGCCACGGTGAATGTGAAGCTGGCAGCGCTGAACAGCTTCTTCACCTTTCTGGATCGGCTGGAACTGAAAGTTAAGCAGCTGAAGATTCAGCGGCAGGCATACTGCTCCCAGGAGAAAGAGCTGACCCAGGCTGAATATGAAAGGCTGGTGAAAGCGGCAAAGGATCAGGGGAATGAAAAGCTGGCATTCCTGATCCAGACCATTTGCGCCACGGGCATCCGGGTCTCGGAGCTGAAGTTTATCACCGTGGAGGCGGTGGAGACCGGTGAAGCCCACGTCCGGCTCAAGGGTAAGAACCGCACTATCCTGCTTCCCGGCAAGCTGTGCAAGTTACTGCGGAAATTTATCAGGACGCAGCATATCCAGAGAGGCCCAGTGTTTGTGTCTAGAACCGGGCAACCTCTGGACCGTTCTAATATCTGGCGGATGATGAAGAACCTCTGCGAGAGCGCCGGGGTGGACCCGAAGAAGGTATTTCCCCACAACCTGCGCCATCTATTTGCCAGGAAGTTCTACTCCATTGACCACGACATTGCCAAGCTGGCGGATATTTTGGGTCACAGTAGTATCAACACCACCCGGATCTACATCATCACCACCAGC is a window encoding:
- a CDS encoding thioester domain-containing protein; translation: MKIRKLKTRIAVFGLAMLMGLSPMSSVMDVFAAEEPVPELQETELLAETEAVEPQSEEETRKVTAEDITKEVSDEEFMVETCMEGIHYDAEKEDVTLESIEREGGGAYHPDQAGTYIATYFVVPKDAKDSYTVTRKVVLTDSEGQAHTEENGGQKQKEDTESEEDSDSPVQAFAEVEITASDDTTAQALAELEEDIASGNVVLFSGADRVAGARASVHLEKGETIYYPSYIGNYLTCWFTVNGKTAYCLESHKASPPSGDYVAQVLDSNKNLQKVLYYGYGGAGDITGSYLSGKSAEEKYVYTHIAASYAYAGDAGFTGCNYDDLVNAGVIAYINHLFGMEEPPKGELSLSKTSVKAVCNGNVQKTPDIKLSGDHRNFVTVSVPKHVTIHNPSKGTSATDGKLKIYGGDTFYLTADMLHTGTYASGQLHGSVGETWRTLVLTIGNADQDIGVFESERANPVSFEVKWLEMTRIELTKKDAKTKNPLDGAVYGIYTDSKCEHLLMEMPVTGEDGKAVSDYFEAALKTVYVKEIKAPDMYAESTDVHKVDVVAGKTVSITTTDDRVTGIVHIKNIDKETQDFLPQGDSALAGAVYSLYANEDIVHPDGKTGVVFKKDSLIAQGVIKADGTLDFSELYLAQMYVKEITPPEGYTVDGTKYDATLSYEGQKVTEVTRDLTVKEQVKKQAFQLIKISEDGEQTETDLVAGAGFKVYLVSSLSKVQSGELKPSNGEQFTAEDFRGYDFSNEQVAVTYTDGKAVPIPELITDSKGYTISPELPYGLYVVEESAVPENLKAIDPFLVRVDEDRREPMQWRIFDDRPFEFLLKIIKKDAQTGNTVLKAGASYKIYDMEKEEYVEQVIQYPKKEKISVFTTNEEGYLVTPEELKCSAYRIEEVKAPEGFVRQGNEMSLVDNDTTIPVLELSNQGIYQENPKDSIVITISSNTAHQIDPDTGAIIVEVEQPNDEQVGSLTLTKTGKPTCGSAFCISMEIERKRRTALKIEAVFPSAKVRARKNIPHLFTGVMSNEIMKSTPHRRDTLKEEIIMKNIEMRERMDDYLESLELAERCGATIIQYKREALSFLEWTGEKITKEVVIRYKNKLKDEYKPATVNVKLAALNSFFTFLDRLELKVKQLKIQRQAYCSQEKELTQAEYERLVKAAKDQGNEKLAFLIQTICATGIRVSELKFITVEAVETGEAHVRLKGKNRTILLPGKLCKLLRKFIRTQHIQRGPVFVSRTGQPLDRSNIWRMMKNLCESAGVDPKKVFPHNLRHLFARKFYSIDHDIAKLADILGHSSINTTRIYIITTSREHQRQLDRMSLVLME